From Permianibacter aggregans, a single genomic window includes:
- a CDS encoding DUF3052 family protein, which yields MAGYSGKPLAGKLGIKAGCKLYLRNAPADYDLLLAPLPENVTPLKRLAKELDIAQVFVAHLSELVAALDTLPAYIKPAGMIWVCWPKKASGVVTDVTEDRIRGVALPLGLVDVKVCAIDETWSGLKLVIRKENRK from the coding sequence ATGGCAGGTTATTCAGGAAAGCCGCTGGCGGGCAAGCTCGGTATCAAAGCCGGTTGCAAGCTGTACCTGCGTAATGCTCCCGCTGATTATGATCTGCTGCTTGCTCCGCTCCCTGAGAACGTGACACCGCTAAAACGGTTGGCAAAAGAGTTGGATATTGCACAAGTTTTTGTTGCTCACTTAAGCGAATTAGTGGCTGCATTGGATACGTTGCCGGCATACATCAAGCCCGCTGGCATGATATGGGTTTGTTGGCCGAAGAAAGCCTCCGGCGTGGTTACCGATGTTACCGAGGATCGGATTCGCGGTGTCGCGTTGCCATTGGGGTTGGTCGATGTGAAGGTTTGCGCCATTGATGAAACCTGGTCAGGATTGAAATTGGTGATTCGGAAGGAGAATCGGAAGTAA
- a CDS encoding GNAT family N-acetyltransferase encodes MQIQEAKEEQLYAIARLAVQTQEAHVKAYPDRYQVISFSDAFDALRAQLGGHRILVATDAGAVLGYLIVEYIDVKGNKFLKPRRYCYLQQIGVAASNRKAGVGRKLIEHLRTVCTSQGIQDIELDVWAFNTSAAQFFTACGFQAYATKMRLR; translated from the coding sequence ATGCAAATCCAGGAAGCCAAAGAAGAGCAGCTTTATGCCATTGCAAGACTAGCCGTGCAAACGCAGGAAGCCCATGTAAAAGCATATCCTGATCGCTATCAGGTAATCAGTTTTTCCGACGCGTTTGACGCGCTGCGCGCTCAACTCGGTGGGCATCGAATTTTGGTCGCGACGGACGCCGGTGCAGTGCTTGGCTATCTGATCGTCGAGTACATCGATGTTAAAGGCAACAAGTTCCTCAAGCCTCGACGATATTGTTATTTGCAACAGATTGGTGTAGCGGCCTCGAACCGAAAAGCGGGTGTCGGCAGAAAACTCATTGAGCACTTGCGAACGGTGTGCACAAGCCAAGGCATTCAGGACATTGAGCTCGATGTCTGGGCATTCAATACCTCCGCGGCGCAGTTCTTTACGGCATGTGGCTTTCAAGCTTATGCCACCAAAATGCGCTTGAGGTAA
- a CDS encoding DUF7079 family protein, whose protein sequence is MLEPEQDLEQRLPVWDALQMLFMDTDVTFEYESITRICAASSYTIAELEAILFNEVLPAVRFNMFLFPAPEWTGFEREWLKNRVLKKHRFGKRKPLLLRWYTHCHWHKLKAMIEQQRNS, encoded by the coding sequence ATGCTTGAACCGGAACAGGATTTGGAGCAGCGGCTGCCGGTATGGGATGCGTTGCAGATGCTTTTTATGGATACCGATGTCACGTTTGAGTACGAGAGCATAACGCGGATTTGTGCCGCTTCGTCCTACACCATTGCGGAGCTGGAGGCGATATTGTTCAATGAGGTTCTGCCAGCCGTGCGATTCAATATGTTTTTATTCCCGGCGCCAGAGTGGACCGGCTTTGAGCGGGAATGGTTAAAGAACAGAGTGCTGAAGAAACACCGCTTCGGCAAGCGCAAGCCACTGTTGTTGCGATGGTACACCCACTGCCACTGGCACAAATTGAAAGCGATGATTGAACAACAACGAAATAGCTAA
- a CDS encoding helix-turn-helix domain-containing protein, translated as MRDLDISEVAQRSGVSASALRFYEEKGLIVSVGRRGLRRTFDPEILDRLALIALARSAGFTLEEIAGMFAPGKRPKIDRKLLNNKAEELERTIRKLSAMRDGLLHAAACPAPSHFECPTFQRLLKAASAHVAGKRANVKNQSKQVARATLRKNRAPKS; from the coding sequence ATGCGTGATCTGGATATCTCGGAGGTGGCGCAGCGCTCGGGTGTGTCGGCCTCCGCGTTGCGGTTCTATGAAGAAAAAGGATTGATTGTCTCGGTTGGCCGGCGCGGCTTACGCCGCACCTTCGACCCGGAGATTCTGGATCGCTTGGCCTTGATTGCCCTCGCCCGCTCCGCCGGTTTTACGCTGGAAGAAATCGCCGGCATGTTCGCACCCGGTAAACGACCGAAGATTGACCGAAAGTTGCTGAACAATAAAGCCGAAGAACTGGAAAGAACGATTCGGAAACTCAGCGCCATGCGCGATGGGCTTTTGCACGCTGCGGCCTGCCCTGCTCCCAGCCATTTTGAGTGTCCTACGTTTCAGCGGCTACTGAAGGCAGCCTCAGCTCACGTAGCTGGAAAGCGAGCAAATGTGAAAAATCAAAGCAAGCAAGTTGCCCGTGCCACGCTCCGAAAAAATCGCGCTCCAAAGAGCTAG
- a CDS encoding DUF2938 domain-containing protein has translation METLISIVLIGAGATIVTDIWSIIRQRLFSVPPPNFGFVGRWMAYCIRGHFHHDAIAKAAPIKGELFIGWFAHYVIGIAFAAMLVAIWGVEWIRQPTLAPALLVSVATVSAPFLIMQPCMGAGIAASRLPNPGVARLHSLITHAVFGVGLFVAALLAKHLLPVW, from the coding sequence ATGGAAACCTTGATCAGCATTGTTTTAATAGGCGCAGGCGCGACGATAGTGACCGACATCTGGAGCATCATTCGCCAGCGGCTATTCTCCGTGCCGCCTCCGAACTTTGGTTTTGTCGGGCGATGGATGGCCTATTGCATTCGCGGCCATTTTCACCACGACGCTATCGCCAAAGCAGCACCGATCAAAGGCGAGCTTTTCATTGGTTGGTTCGCTCACTATGTGATTGGCATTGCTTTCGCGGCGATGTTGGTAGCGATCTGGGGTGTCGAATGGATACGACAACCGACCTTGGCTCCGGCACTGCTCGTCAGTGTCGCGACGGTGAGCGCGCCATTCCTGATTATGCAGCCGTGTATGGGGGCTGGTATTGCGGCGAGTCGTTTGCCCAATCCTGGCGTTGCTCGTTTGCATAGCCTGATTACCCATGCTGTTTTTGGTGTGGGGCTTTTTGTCGCGGCGCTTTTGGCAAAACACCTGCTGCCGGTTTGGTAG
- a CDS encoding sodium:calcium antiporter yields the protein MRFLGTPVLVGLGVLVLGSNLLVEHAVILAKSLGVSEAVTGLTIVAAGTSMPELATSVVAAVRKQSDIAIGNVVGSNVFNVLGIWGAGSIVSPLYAPGISMMDYWMMIIFTVLLLPLLYTGRFLHRVEGAFLLGLYGIYLFILRPQ from the coding sequence TTGCGCTTCTTGGGAACGCCTGTTCTGGTTGGGCTTGGCGTGCTCGTGCTTGGCTCAAATCTGCTGGTTGAACACGCCGTTATCCTCGCGAAATCATTGGGAGTGAGCGAAGCCGTCACAGGCCTCACCATCGTCGCCGCCGGAACCAGTATGCCGGAGTTGGCAACCTCTGTCGTTGCCGCCGTTCGAAAGCAGTCGGACATAGCGATAGGCAATGTGGTCGGCTCGAACGTTTTCAATGTCCTGGGAATTTGGGGCGCGGGCTCCATCGTCTCGCCCCTTTACGCGCCGGGAATTTCCATGATGGATTATTGGATGATGATTATATTCACGGTGCTCTTGCTGCCACTGCTCTACACCGGGCGTTTCCTGCACAGAGTGGAAGGCGCCTTTCTACTTGGCCTGTATGGAATTTATCTTTTTATTCTTCGGCCTCAATAA
- a CDS encoding LysE family translocator — protein MFVIAGSLLNMTPGADTLYVVSRSAAQGVRAGIVAALGIGAGCLVHIVAAAVGVSAILAASATAFFIVKLVGAAYLLYLGISMLFSRQRSDVEQPTLARASMKKIFQQGFFTNALNPKVALFFLAFLPQFIAPGAEQKWLGMLFLGLLFNVNGTIWNVLVAWSAAQVSGRMKASPSVGLWLNRCCGGLFIYFGIKLVQSEN, from the coding sequence ATGTTTGTCATTGCTGGCTCGCTTCTGAACATGACGCCTGGGGCGGATACGCTGTATGTCGTTTCGCGCTCGGCCGCACAAGGCGTTCGCGCCGGTATCGTTGCGGCGCTGGGGATTGGTGCCGGTTGCCTGGTGCATATTGTCGCCGCCGCGGTCGGTGTTTCGGCAATACTGGCGGCTTCGGCGACAGCGTTTTTCATCGTCAAGTTGGTTGGGGCGGCGTACTTGCTGTACCTCGGCATTTCAATGTTATTCAGCCGGCAGCGCAGCGACGTAGAACAACCAACGCTGGCGCGGGCGTCGATGAAAAAAATCTTCCAACAAGGGTTCTTCACCAACGCTTTGAATCCCAAGGTGGCTTTGTTCTTTCTGGCCTTCTTACCCCAGTTCATTGCTCCTGGCGCCGAACAGAAATGGCTAGGCATGCTGTTTCTAGGTTTGCTATTCAATGTCAACGGTACGATATGGAACGTGTTGGTGGCTTGGTCCGCTGCTCAGGTTTCCGGGCGGATGAAGGCCTCGCCATCGGTGGGTCTGTGGCTGAACCGTTGTTGCGGAGGATTGTTTATCTATTTCGGTATTAAGCTGGTGCAAAGCGAAAACTGA
- a CDS encoding tetratricopeptide repeat protein, with the protein MEKIVRDELRTAILKAMEENRYLDVLEGLSTLQASYPEFCERNFQFYLLQGDALFATQRFDEAAENYRKVQELEPDNLGICLNLIKTDIGLEQYASASEQIQKALTLATEQDPELMKYLYIQQAEMAYRLQKMDEVYTALELAAQHGAMDIDVMDSEFLYNALFDDDRFNEMFERSSQASARYG; encoded by the coding sequence ATGGAAAAAATTGTTCGAGATGAACTGCGCACCGCTATCCTGAAGGCAATGGAGGAAAACCGATACTTGGACGTGTTGGAGGGGCTAAGTACGCTGCAAGCGTCGTACCCCGAATTTTGCGAGCGAAACTTTCAGTTTTATTTGTTGCAAGGCGATGCCTTGTTCGCCACTCAACGTTTCGATGAGGCCGCCGAGAATTATCGAAAGGTTCAGGAACTTGAGCCAGACAATCTTGGCATCTGCTTGAATCTCATCAAAACCGATATTGGCTTGGAGCAGTATGCTTCCGCCAGTGAGCAAATTCAAAAAGCGCTGACGCTGGCAACAGAACAAGATCCGGAACTGATGAAGTATCTCTATATCCAGCAAGCGGAAATGGCTTATCGTCTACAAAAAATGGACGAGGTTTACACCGCGCTCGAACTTGCCGCCCAGCATGGCGCAATGGATATCGATGTAATGGACTCTGAGTTCTTGTACAACGCACTGTTCGATGACGATCGATTTAACGAGATGTTTGAACGATCATCGCAAGCGTCAGCTAGATACGGGTAG
- a CDS encoding plasmid pRiA4b ORF-3 family protein, with product MPHSAIAQLKRLGRKTLEQPNWFDYRSIGLDASDVPALTALALQASYDDETLDEFEGYASIHAWRALAQLREPAAIPALLALADTNQTSDCDWLIGDLPNVLSTFGAEALLPIEHKLCSGQGDIFARAAMAEALTHIATNHPDRRDACVTAIAKSLQAFTDNDPVYNAMLIISLVRLKAVEQASLMAAAFDANRVDWSLLGDWEEVQIELGLLAERQTPKPRFIDWHPTPQDTTELDDKRYQIHIALDNIAPPIWRQLTLSCWTTLEELHAIIQAVMGWEFAHTYQFTDRHGNIFVPEPELVRPAAGRISKDDSLVSLSEVLQQPGDILHYHYDFGDDWRHTITLEAVDDHADDTLFDPVCLDGGRACPPEDCGGPWGYQEKLQILADPEHELHQDMQDWFGEDFDPEAFDLSACQQELDSLGYVSGFPDFAPLPDTTGKPRKAGKKNKRRQQKKARKAQRKRKK from the coding sequence ATGCCCCATTCCGCCATTGCCCAACTGAAACGCCTGGGCCGCAAAACACTGGAACAGCCAAACTGGTTCGATTACCGCTCCATTGGCCTCGATGCCAGCGACGTACCGGCACTGACCGCGCTTGCGCTGCAAGCCAGCTATGACGACGAAACGTTGGACGAGTTTGAAGGTTACGCCAGCATTCATGCCTGGCGCGCATTGGCGCAATTGCGCGAACCGGCCGCGATTCCGGCCTTACTGGCATTGGCCGATACCAATCAAACCAGCGACTGTGATTGGCTGATCGGTGACCTGCCCAACGTGCTTTCCACGTTTGGCGCGGAGGCGTTGTTGCCAATTGAGCACAAGCTCTGCAGTGGCCAAGGCGACATCTTCGCGCGGGCCGCGATGGCCGAGGCGCTTACCCATATCGCCACCAATCATCCGGACCGCCGCGACGCCTGTGTGACAGCCATCGCCAAATCCTTACAAGCCTTTACCGACAACGACCCGGTGTACAACGCCATGTTGATTATCAGCTTGGTGCGGTTGAAGGCCGTAGAGCAGGCGTCATTAATGGCCGCGGCCTTCGACGCCAACCGCGTCGATTGGTCATTGCTCGGCGATTGGGAAGAAGTGCAAATCGAGCTCGGGCTGTTGGCCGAGCGCCAAACTCCCAAACCTCGTTTCATCGACTGGCACCCGACTCCGCAAGACACCACCGAGCTGGACGACAAACGTTATCAAATACATATTGCCCTGGATAACATCGCGCCGCCGATTTGGCGACAGCTAACGCTTTCCTGTTGGACCACCTTGGAAGAATTGCACGCGATTATTCAGGCGGTGATGGGCTGGGAGTTTGCGCACACTTATCAATTCACTGACCGACATGGCAATATCTTCGTTCCCGAGCCCGAACTCGTTCGACCGGCAGCCGGCCGGATCAGCAAAGACGACAGCCTGGTCTCACTGAGCGAGGTGTTACAGCAACCGGGAGACATACTGCATTATCACTATGATTTCGGCGACGACTGGAGACACACCATCACGCTTGAAGCGGTCGACGATCACGCGGACGACACATTATTCGATCCGGTTTGCCTCGATGGCGGCCGCGCCTGCCCACCGGAAGACTGCGGCGGGCCTTGGGGCTACCAAGAAAAACTCCAGATTCTGGCCGACCCGGAACACGAACTCCATCAAGACATGCAGGACTGGTTCGGCGAAGATTTCGATCCCGAGGCCTTTGACCTGAGCGCCTGCCAGCAGGAATTGGACAGTCTTGGATACGTATCGGGTTTTCCCGATTTTGCACCGTTGCCAGATACAACCGGCAAGCCCCGCAAAGCCGGGAAAAAAAACAAACGTAGACAACAGAAAAAAGCCCGCAAGGCGCAACGCAAACGGAAAAAGTAA
- a CDS encoding substrate-binding periplasmic protein yields the protein MTDFFRPLFTALTLTCWLSWSFAAETNVDVVTELSAPLQFEENGRIVGVATEIVRELFARTDWQPEIKMLPWARAYQNALARPNVAIYSIARTPEREEHFEWIGPIVPIQFGIYRLRSRNDISVTSLADLRRYTIGVVQGDVRHLYLQKQGMQDFPEGNLNTVSSQELNYRKLFAGRIDLIVMGSMTCVTKRIDCEQLTLVHTLDELSEGLYLALRKGSDSTLVASLQSAFSTMYKDGKLLALQKPLVDLTQHANVLK from the coding sequence ATGACGGACTTTTTCCGGCCTCTGTTTACGGCATTGACGCTTACATGTTGGTTGTCATGGTCGTTTGCCGCCGAGACCAATGTCGACGTGGTTACGGAGTTGTCGGCGCCATTGCAATTTGAGGAGAACGGTCGGATTGTCGGGGTGGCCACGGAAATTGTTCGCGAACTGTTCGCGCGAACCGATTGGCAGCCAGAAATCAAAATGTTGCCGTGGGCGCGGGCCTATCAAAACGCGTTGGCACGACCAAACGTGGCCATTTACTCGATTGCGCGCACGCCTGAGCGTGAAGAACATTTTGAATGGATTGGGCCGATCGTGCCGATTCAGTTCGGCATCTACCGTTTACGATCCAGAAATGATATCAGCGTGACTTCACTAGCCGATCTGCGTCGTTACACGATTGGCGTGGTGCAAGGGGATGTTCGCCATCTGTATCTGCAAAAGCAAGGTATGCAGGATTTTCCGGAAGGCAATCTCAATACTGTTTCATCACAGGAGCTGAACTACCGAAAACTGTTTGCTGGCCGCATTGATTTGATTGTCATGGGCTCGATGACTTGCGTGACCAAACGCATAGATTGCGAGCAGTTAACTTTGGTGCATACGTTGGACGAGCTATCGGAAGGACTGTATCTGGCACTGCGCAAAGGCAGCGATTCAACGCTGGTGGCGTCGCTGCAAAGCGCGTTCTCAACCATGTATAAAGACGGGAAATTGCTGGCATTGCAAAAGCCATTGGTTGATTTAACTCAACACGCCAATGTGCTGAAGTGA
- a CDS encoding trypsin-like serine protease, with protein MLKTKIAMAALFSLSAVAQASMIDADVAEHRPLVVVGEPSSSGIAGAIPYIDLGNNLFTGTVQLQYSGNRFCSGSLLPSGRHILTAAHCLTDDAGNAFPNYNGFSIQFDGPEGHEDINFRSVAIHPGWTFDYSGNGDDIAIVELSTAAPQWAERYQLYTGDAVGQEYLRIGYGGFGWGDVGDVYGGVAADGENLNRVFGTNFFDGGNAELCYMVGWNCGGGAVLTSDFDGPNDTDGDGIGDNDLWGQLFNLFAGTDFYVHGATGMEVGSAGGDSGGTLLVNGMLAAVTSYGFSFGETYFDYGGGLNSSWGEGMADTSVAWHYQWIVANSVPVPAPLALFGIGLLAMGLRRRAA; from the coding sequence ATGTTGAAAACCAAAATCGCCATGGCGGCGCTGTTCAGCCTGAGCGCGGTCGCTCAAGCTTCGATGATTGATGCCGATGTTGCTGAGCATCGCCCACTGGTGGTCGTTGGCGAACCGTCTTCAAGCGGTATTGCTGGAGCCATTCCTTACATCGACCTGGGCAACAACCTGTTCACTGGCACCGTTCAACTGCAATACAGCGGTAACCGTTTTTGCTCAGGCAGTCTGCTGCCATCCGGTCGTCACATCCTGACCGCCGCGCACTGCTTGACTGATGACGCTGGCAACGCATTCCCGAACTACAATGGTTTCTCCATTCAGTTCGATGGTCCGGAAGGTCATGAAGACATCAATTTCCGCAGCGTAGCCATTCACCCAGGCTGGACTTTCGACTACAGCGGCAACGGCGATGACATCGCTATCGTCGAGCTGAGCACTGCAGCTCCGCAATGGGCCGAGCGTTATCAGCTGTACACCGGCGATGCCGTTGGTCAGGAATACCTGCGCATTGGTTACGGCGGTTTTGGCTGGGGCGATGTTGGTGATGTTTACGGTGGTGTAGCGGCCGATGGTGAAAACCTGAATCGCGTATTCGGCACCAACTTCTTCGACGGCGGCAACGCTGAGCTGTGCTACATGGTTGGCTGGAACTGTGGCGGCGGTGCCGTACTGACCTCCGACTTTGACGGCCCGAACGACACCGATGGTGATGGTATTGGCGACAACGACCTGTGGGGTCAGTTGTTCAACCTGTTCGCCGGCACAGACTTTTATGTCCATGGCGCAACCGGAATGGAAGTGGGCTCTGCCGGTGGCGACTCAGGTGGCACGCTGCTGGTTAACGGCATGCTGGCTGCGGTCACCTCCTATGGCTTCAGCTTCGGCGAAACCTACTTCGATTACGGCGGTGGCTTGAACTCCTCTTGGGGTGAAGGCATGGCCGATACATCGGTGGCTTGGCACTATCAGTGGATCGTCGCCAACTCCGTTCCGGTTCCAGCTCCGCTGGCCCTGTTCGGTATCGGTCTGCTGGCAATGGGCCTGCGCCGTCGCGCTGCCTGA
- a CDS encoding DUF2909 domain-containing protein, whose protein sequence is MLIAKIVLVLLLIGMLIALFRGLFFLTKDHDKPGSKRLANSLAWRVGIAALLILVIVLSIRLGILVPHGVGG, encoded by the coding sequence ATGCTCATTGCCAAAATCGTTTTAGTGCTATTGCTGATCGGCATGTTGATCGCGCTGTTCCGCGGTCTGTTTTTTCTGACCAAGGATCACGATAAGCCCGGCAGCAAACGCTTGGCCAACTCGCTGGCCTGGCGCGTTGGTATTGCAGCGTTGCTCATTCTGGTCATTGTTCTTTCTATTAGGCTTGGCATTCTGGTGCCGCATGGCGTCGGCGGCTAA
- a CDS encoding PEP-CTERM sorting domain-containing protein yields MKMKKVFGAAVLAIASMVSHSAFADLILPTDPLVKTNHPSLNTGNVGGDPVSIAATSGCASSDYCTLTELINGGSLSAGGLTFGNFNLDFDFGYGDALDTDNVWVRVFDFGGAIMLDYDFAPLGFGGPLPTLLSGEASGFIDLSYSVVSDSSVDIFAAWLWDMIGAGTADADYELQFDMTLFDGDTELAYLYLYSLLENNSVIDSDADDLAIFAALNSLNVWNSISAISYEGLNLFYIGDQMFFTEVTQVPAPFTVLLFGFGLAALGLRKRVR; encoded by the coding sequence ATGAAGATGAAAAAAGTGTTTGGAGCCGCGGTTCTGGCCATTGCCAGCATGGTTTCCCACTCGGCATTTGCCGACCTGATTCTGCCGACGGACCCCTTGGTGAAAACCAACCATCCGTCGCTGAACACCGGCAATGTCGGCGGTGATCCGGTAAGCATCGCGGCCACCAGTGGCTGCGCCAGCAGTGATTACTGCACACTGACCGAATTGATCAATGGTGGTTCGCTGTCCGCTGGCGGTTTGACCTTCGGCAACTTCAACCTCGACTTCGATTTCGGCTACGGCGATGCGCTCGACACCGATAACGTATGGGTGCGGGTATTCGATTTCGGCGGCGCGATCATGCTCGACTATGATTTCGCTCCGCTTGGTTTCGGTGGCCCATTGCCTACGTTGCTGTCCGGCGAAGCGAGTGGCTTTATCGACTTGAGCTACTCGGTAGTCAGTGATAGCAGTGTCGATATTTTTGCTGCCTGGTTATGGGATATGATTGGTGCCGGTACGGCCGACGCTGATTACGAACTGCAATTCGACATGACGCTGTTCGATGGTGACACCGAGTTGGCTTATTTGTATCTGTACAGCCTGCTGGAAAATAATTCGGTCATCGATTCCGATGCCGATGACTTGGCCATTTTCGCCGCGTTGAACTCGCTGAACGTGTGGAATTCGATTTCGGCCATTTCGTATGAAGGCCTGAATCTGTTCTACATCGGCGATCAGATGTTCTTCACCGAAGTTACCCAAGTACCGGCACCGTTCACCGTGCTGTTGTTTGGCTTCGGCCTTGCTGCACTGGGTTTGCGCAAACGCGTACGCTAA
- a CDS encoding TonB-dependent receptor plug domain-containing protein gives MRCKSTIFCVAILAFSVNHAVSAEHNAETITVHGTRVIASGYDMVSAAVQTVELDDNPFPATTLTDALLELDGIETSGQGGWFQVFSVRGVSRNRVVTFLSGIPIYTERRAGSSVHFIDPALLERATVISGPATSIYGVGAIGGVVQLEASTISAPRFGLRYDSNGDGYSLYGGTGGETYSLGVAYQKQDDSEAANGLLLNDHGERWSTLYRQQWQAFGGKLELLAMPAKLDDVGRVNADFYDGTVTETPEEQHLPLRLSYTDNRFWQAAVWLHDSEMTTVTTEIGNESNAVENLATDYGVNLHRLLPGEQWNSRIGVEHAARRSVNADESLTDLNTMIVTERAALADGEEAQLGLFAETETVIGDSTLQFGLRWTDIEQSAAGFSSISDQAVAMHAGWRYQQNDAWMWTIGIGSAYRFPALTERFYNGMTARGDLLGNADLEPEQAVGIDLGLHARVGAGVLRTQLYHQEFEDYIERINLPNRTRTYVNLAEGEIYGAELSYRWNWNEQWYSELSGHYVHGESGEGEPLSEIPASRAQASVGVRADRCQAELRLTHRLEKDDVGGDELLLDSSSYADISASCFIGDHWRLSLVSRNLNDELYRLNADEQSGFARGRNIELVIDWR, from the coding sequence ATGCGTTGTAAAAGCACCATTTTCTGTGTGGCTATTCTTGCTTTTTCCGTCAATCACGCCGTCTCGGCAGAACATAATGCAGAAACGATTACGGTGCACGGTACCCGCGTTATCGCCTCTGGCTACGACATGGTGTCGGCCGCTGTGCAGACGGTTGAGCTCGACGATAATCCGTTTCCGGCGACAACACTGACCGATGCGCTGCTGGAATTGGATGGCATCGAAACCAGCGGCCAGGGTGGTTGGTTTCAAGTGTTTTCTGTGCGCGGCGTTTCGCGCAATCGGGTGGTGACGTTTCTTTCCGGTATTCCGATTTACACCGAGCGTCGCGCCGGCAGTTCGGTGCATTTCATTGATCCCGCCTTGCTGGAGCGTGCCACCGTGATTTCCGGGCCAGCCACCAGCATCTACGGTGTGGGCGCTATTGGCGGCGTTGTGCAGTTGGAGGCCTCCACCATTTCTGCACCGCGATTTGGCCTGCGTTACGACAGCAATGGCGATGGTTATTCCCTGTATGGCGGCACTGGCGGTGAAACGTATTCTTTGGGCGTTGCCTATCAAAAACAGGACGACAGTGAAGCGGCCAATGGTTTGTTGCTTAATGATCATGGTGAGCGCTGGTCAACGCTGTATCGGCAACAATGGCAAGCGTTTGGCGGCAAACTGGAATTGTTGGCGATGCCGGCAAAACTCGATGATGTCGGTCGCGTCAATGCCGACTTTTACGATGGCACCGTAACCGAAACGCCAGAAGAACAGCATCTGCCGCTACGTTTGAGTTACACCGACAACCGTTTTTGGCAAGCCGCCGTCTGGTTGCACGACAGCGAGATGACGACGGTGACCACCGAAATCGGCAACGAAAGCAATGCCGTTGAAAACCTCGCAACCGATTACGGCGTTAACCTCCATCGTTTGTTGCCGGGTGAACAATGGAACAGCCGCATTGGTGTGGAACACGCGGCGCGCCGATCAGTCAATGCCGATGAGTCGCTGACGGATTTGAACACGATGATCGTCACCGAGCGCGCAGCGCTTGCCGACGGCGAAGAGGCGCAGCTGGGATTATTTGCCGAAACCGAAACGGTGATTGGCGACAGCACCTTGCAGTTTGGTCTGCGTTGGACTGATATTGAGCAATCGGCCGCTGGATTCTCGTCCATTTCTGATCAGGCCGTGGCGATGCACGCCGGCTGGCGTTATCAGCAAAACGATGCCTGGATGTGGACGATCGGTATTGGTTCGGCTTATCGTTTCCCGGCGCTGACCGAACGTTTCTACAACGGTATGACGGCGCGTGGTGATTTGCTTGGCAATGCCGATCTGGAGCCAGAACAGGCTGTGGGCATTGATCTCGGTTTACACGCGCGCGTCGGTGCCGGTGTGCTGCGCACGCAGCTCTATCATCAGGAGTTCGAGGACTATATCGAGCGCATCAACCTGCCGAATCGAACCCGCACTTACGTGAACCTGGCCGAAGGTGAAATTTACGGAGCCGAACTCAGTTATCGCTGGAACTGGAACGAGCAATGGTACAGCGAACTGTCCGGACACTATGTTCACGGCGAAAGCGGCGAAGGCGAGCCGTTGTCGGAAATTCCCGCCTCAAGAGCGCAGGCCTCGGTAGGTGTGCGCGCCGACCGCTGTCAGGCGGAGCTGCGCTTGACGCATCGCCTGGAAAAAGACGATGTCGGAGGGGATGAGTTACTGCTGGACTCCAGTTCCTATGCCGATATCAGTGCCAGTTGTTTTATCGGAGACCATTGGCGCCTGTCGCTGGTTTCACGTAACCTCAATGACGAGCTATACCGCCTGAATGCCGATGAACAATC